A stretch of Candidatus Vicinibacter affinis DNA encodes these proteins:
- a CDS encoding peptidoglycan DD-metalloendopeptidase family protein, which yields MRKIRYITWCSIFLLNLNVSVGQVGPEIYISKDKNETKMENQADHPCITSDQYSVIEKRCKDNLEMLQQSGIIKSSLHNVVLLKWPLKASDSLRDCSFYRVSAYVDQNTTSGAFQDFNCGTNTYDGHRGTDISIWPFNFYKMDHDLVEVVAAAPGIILDKHDGEFDKNCAGNNLTANYIIIRHSDGSQANYWHLKKNSLTKKAIGQTVTAGEFLGIVGSSGSSSGPHLHFEVWTGSTSATRIDPFKGTCNSLNSNSWWEAQKAYTETSIVKVSVNTTDIVLPPCPMTETLNESDNYQIPFQGNGLPPGFAKFYIFIRDEIAGKIADMSIVNPDGSTFASWTYVSSAASKTRANGTSKKLPTIPGKYTFKASYNGTECSKLFNIISPTNTIDEYNGNNIIIYPNPTNGIFLMDKKDVVATELKIYNLLGANVYNLKIVDQITEINLDLPCNLYIYQVWNKNQVVDKGKILIK from the coding sequence ATGCGAAAAATAAGATATATAACCTGGTGCTCAATATTTTTACTAAATCTAAATGTGTCTGTAGGCCAAGTCGGTCCGGAAATTTATATAAGTAAGGACAAAAATGAGACTAAAATGGAGAATCAAGCCGATCACCCCTGCATTACTTCAGATCAATATTCTGTGATTGAAAAACGGTGCAAGGATAATTTGGAAATGCTTCAACAAAGTGGCATCATTAAAAGCAGTCTGCACAATGTCGTATTATTGAAGTGGCCCTTAAAGGCATCAGACAGTCTTAGGGATTGTAGCTTTTATCGTGTTTCTGCATATGTTGATCAAAATACCACTTCCGGAGCGTTTCAGGATTTTAATTGTGGCACCAATACCTATGATGGCCATCGTGGGACTGATATTTCAATTTGGCCTTTTAATTTCTATAAAATGGACCATGATTTAGTCGAGGTAGTTGCTGCGGCACCTGGAATCATTCTTGATAAACATGATGGAGAATTTGATAAAAACTGTGCGGGCAATAACTTAACAGCCAATTATATAATTATTCGTCACTCAGATGGTTCACAGGCAAATTATTGGCATTTGAAAAAAAATTCATTGACCAAAAAAGCAATTGGCCAAACTGTGACAGCAGGTGAATTTCTAGGCATTGTAGGCAGTTCCGGAAGTTCCTCAGGACCTCATTTACATTTTGAAGTTTGGACCGGAAGTACCAGTGCTACCAGAATTGACCCCTTCAAAGGAACTTGCAATTCCTTGAACAGTAATTCATGGTGGGAAGCACAAAAAGCCTATACTGAGACTTCCATTGTTAAAGTATCTGTAAACACTACAGATATCGTATTACCACCTTGTCCAATGACCGAAACACTTAATGAAAGTGACAATTATCAAATTCCGTTTCAGGGAAATGGCCTTCCTCCGGGATTTGCAAAATTTTACATTTTTATCAGGGATGAAATAGCAGGGAAAATTGCTGACATGAGTATTGTTAATCCTGATGGATCTACTTTTGCAAGTTGGACCTATGTGTCATCTGCAGCAAGCAAAACCAGAGCAAACGGAACCTCCAAAAAACTGCCGACCATTCCCGGAAAGTATACTTTTAAAGCGAGTTACAACGGCACTGAATGTTCTAAATTATTTAATATAATTTCACCTACAAATACAATTGATGAATACAATGGAAACAATATTATAATTTACCCCAATCCAACAAATGGAATATTTCTGATGGACAAAAAGGATGTTGTTGCAACTGAATTAAAAATTTACAATCTGTTAGGAGCGAATGTCTATAATTTAAAAATTGTTGATCAAATTACAGAAATTAATTTAGACTTGCCTTGCAACT
- a CDS encoding T9SS type A sorting domain-containing protein has protein sequence MKRLVAFIYFSLLGLMAFTVKGQDHCGFDEMHKSRMENDEEYRKYINDLESKIKTHTKLHKTNYRSQPPVYDVPVVVHVIHLGEAIGTGTNISDAQIKGAIQTLNNEFRNVNGTGVDMQINFCLAARDPNGNPSSGINRVNGTVIPNFSTGGINNFYYNTCANEKAVKDLSRWPFESYLNIWVVSKICGGNISGYATGQTGSVYNGISILSSQMSASKVTLAHEVGHMFNLYHTFNGDGTNVTQGGIHYCPTDTSCADNGDRICDTPPHKQGDFGSFNPCTSNGIWDNSRYNIMSYSFVYSGNFNTGNMRFTQGQKDRVRAVLLAIAYHPYVFSNGCTPATPNDASVQSISYPLQTTYTSECTAPYQLIPKVNIKNFGSNVLTSLNIHYKLDNNSINNYEWIGTLAPNASTQVTLPGIDISEGAHNLLVYNSNPNQMQDGYVNNDSVMFNFNYQSVPSLELSSIVTNPSCFSGQDGMATVLAKSKIEIKEDWESPSDWTIANGSEVNHWVIGSATSNGGTKSIYISKDNINNTYNTYTTSIVHFYKDFYFPPGATNIKIKFDWKGEGQFSNVPGGVDYMRVYLIPVDQVVQPLFRILSPPHLGSYHSQLVYRTDSIIGIDSIAGSFKRLVFSWRNDYDYGGPSPASVDNIVVSYELPNTFSYTWNTIPVQTNATATGLTPNEYQVSVTDASGCSSTLSINVQQPAPVLATITANGPLSFCHGGQVTLSANEATSYLWSNGEVTRDILVSSTGNYTVTITDGNGCTSASTTTSVNVVDQIVATISSNGPLTFCQGGSVTLKSNNAASYLWNNGATNQEIEVGTTGDYQVTITDQNGCTGISNITMVKVNETPMATITPNSETTFCEGGTLILSSNIGTTYLWSNDSITQNIMVTASGEYQLTITDENGCTGISDPIVVNVKKIPLFPEPIMGEYNGVCSNSIKQYSIPFVDNVSYYWVAPSGASIIQGQATNQITLQFSPIFKNGTLSVVMYNECGISPIRKLVINSTPIIPTSISGSAYSNCNTTSVYKTNKVIGANTYTWSTNIAGAVITTFPSPNDTMVNIVFPAFTSGSISVVANNNCGSSPMRTINVIGTPPAAYKIYGVVNPCAGTLQNYYIAKIPGATSYEWTVPSGSVITNGASTNTIQVLIGNSAGDITVKGVNACGVGLPKKLSLPEPCNNLTSRKQSASEFNIFPNPTNGTFQLSFNGMEASTANLQIFDLRGNAIKSTLLDYNKGLNVFTFDLSQYNNGMYFVKFTLSNQAQTIKVIKQ, from the coding sequence ATGAAAAGATTGGTTGCGTTTATTTATTTTAGTTTATTGGGTTTGATGGCATTTACGGTTAAAGGGCAAGATCATTGTGGATTCGATGAAATGCACAAATCCAGGATGGAAAATGATGAAGAATACCGCAAGTACATCAATGATTTAGAATCCAAAATTAAGACCCATACAAAATTGCATAAGACAAATTACAGATCGCAACCACCCGTATATGATGTCCCTGTGGTTGTTCATGTAATACATTTAGGTGAAGCAATCGGTACTGGCACCAATATCTCTGATGCCCAAATTAAAGGCGCCATTCAAACATTGAACAATGAATTCAGAAATGTAAATGGAACCGGAGTCGATATGCAAATAAATTTTTGTTTGGCGGCAAGAGATCCAAATGGGAATCCAAGTTCAGGTATAAACAGGGTCAACGGTACAGTTATTCCAAATTTTTCCACTGGAGGCATAAACAACTTCTATTACAATACCTGTGCAAATGAAAAAGCGGTTAAGGATTTAAGCAGATGGCCTTTTGAATCCTACCTAAACATCTGGGTGGTCAGTAAAATTTGTGGAGGGAACATCAGCGGATATGCCACCGGACAAACGGGTTCGGTCTACAATGGAATTTCCATTCTTTCTTCGCAAATGTCTGCCTCAAAAGTAACTTTAGCACATGAAGTAGGACACATGTTTAATTTATACCACACTTTTAACGGGGACGGGACCAATGTAACCCAAGGAGGAATACACTATTGTCCAACAGACACATCCTGCGCAGATAATGGTGATCGGATATGTGACACACCGCCCCACAAGCAAGGTGATTTTGGTTCTTTTAACCCCTGCACATCAAATGGAATATGGGACAATTCCAGATACAATATAATGAGTTACAGTTTTGTCTATTCAGGAAATTTCAATACAGGAAATATGAGATTTACCCAGGGTCAGAAAGACAGGGTGCGAGCAGTTTTATTGGCCATCGCCTACCATCCTTATGTCTTTTCAAATGGATGCACACCGGCAACACCGAATGATGCGAGCGTTCAATCGATTTCATATCCTCTGCAAACCACCTATACTTCTGAATGCACAGCTCCTTACCAACTAATTCCCAAAGTCAATATTAAAAATTTCGGATCCAATGTTTTAACCTCTTTAAACATTCATTATAAATTAGACAATAACAGTATCAACAATTATGAGTGGATTGGCACTTTAGCTCCCAATGCTTCCACACAAGTTACTCTTCCGGGCATTGATATTTCCGAAGGCGCACATAACCTCCTGGTCTATAATTCCAATCCCAATCAAATGCAGGATGGATATGTAAATAATGACAGCGTGATGTTTAATTTTAATTACCAATCAGTTCCATCTCTGGAATTGTCAAGCATCGTCACGAATCCTTCATGTTTTAGTGGGCAAGATGGAATGGCTACTGTATTGGCAAAATCCAAAATTGAAATCAAAGAAGATTGGGAGTCTCCTTCGGATTGGACTATTGCAAATGGTTCAGAAGTAAATCATTGGGTAATAGGATCGGCCACCTCAAACGGTGGAACTAAATCCATTTATATTTCAAAAGATAATATTAATAATACCTACAACACTTACACAACATCCATTGTACATTTTTACAAAGACTTTTATTTTCCTCCAGGCGCAACTAACATAAAAATAAAATTCGATTGGAAAGGAGAAGGTCAATTTAGCAATGTACCCGGAGGCGTGGATTACATGCGGGTTTATCTTATACCGGTCGACCAAGTTGTACAGCCCTTATTTCGAATATTATCTCCCCCACATCTTGGAAGCTATCATTCCCAATTGGTCTATCGAACGGACTCAATTATTGGCATTGACAGCATTGCCGGGTCATTTAAACGGTTGGTATTTAGCTGGCGAAATGATTACGATTATGGAGGTCCATCCCCTGCATCGGTAGATAATATTGTGGTAAGTTATGAACTGCCAAATACATTCAGTTACACATGGAATACCATCCCTGTGCAAACAAATGCAACAGCTACAGGATTAACTCCAAATGAGTATCAGGTTTCAGTCACGGATGCATCTGGATGTTCATCAACCCTATCAATAAACGTACAACAACCTGCACCCGTTCTTGCTACGATAACAGCCAATGGGCCATTATCTTTTTGTCATGGAGGACAGGTCACCTTAAGTGCAAATGAGGCTACCAGCTATCTTTGGAGCAATGGAGAGGTTACCCGGGATATCCTGGTTTCATCTACCGGAAATTATACAGTTACAATAACAGATGGGAATGGTTGCACCTCAGCTTCAACAACTACCTCCGTTAATGTTGTGGATCAAATTGTTGCAACTATTTCATCAAATGGTCCTTTAACTTTCTGTCAAGGAGGAAGTGTGACATTAAAGTCAAATAATGCAGCTTCTTATTTATGGAATAATGGTGCGACAAACCAGGAAATAGAAGTTGGAACGACTGGTGATTATCAAGTTACGATAACCGATCAAAATGGCTGCACCGGAATTTCAAACATCACAATGGTAAAAGTGAATGAAACACCGATGGCTACAATTACTCCAAATTCTGAAACTACATTTTGTGAAGGGGGTACGTTAATTTTGAGTTCCAATATTGGAACAACTTACTTATGGAGCAATGATTCCATCACGCAAAATATTATGGTCACCGCTTCTGGTGAATACCAGTTAACTATAACAGATGAAAATGGATGCACAGGAATATCTGATCCCATTGTTGTAAATGTTAAAAAAATACCCCTATTCCCCGAACCAATAATGGGTGAATATAATGGAGTGTGTTCTAATTCAATAAAGCAATATTCAATTCCATTTGTTGACAATGTTTCGTATTATTGGGTGGCTCCTTCAGGCGCAAGCATCATTCAAGGACAGGCCACGAATCAAATAACCTTGCAATTCAGTCCGATTTTCAAAAATGGAACCCTGAGTGTAGTGATGTATAATGAGTGCGGCATAAGCCCAATAAGGAAACTGGTTATAAACTCCACCCCTATCATTCCAACATCAATTTCCGGATCAGCTTATTCAAATTGCAACACAACTTCAGTTTACAAAACAAATAAAGTTATCGGGGCAAATACTTATACCTGGTCAACTAATATCGCAGGTGCAGTCATAACCACCTTTCCAAGTCCGAATGATACCATGGTTAACATTGTCTTTCCAGCTTTCACTTCCGGATCCATCAGTGTTGTTGCCAACAACAATTGTGGCTCAAGTCCAATGCGAACTATCAATGTAATTGGCACTCCTCCTGCGGCATATAAAATATACGGGGTGGTAAATCCTTGTGCGGGCACCTTACAAAATTATTACATCGCAAAAATTCCCGGAGCAACTTCTTATGAATGGACTGTACCATCAGGCAGTGTAATCACAAATGGAGCAAGCACAAATACGATCCAAGTTTTGATTGGGAATAGTGCGGGCGACATTACAGTTAAAGGGGTGAATGCCTGTGGTGTTGGTTTGCCCAAAAAACTTAGTCTACCGGAGCCATGCAATAACTTGACAAGTAGAAAGCAATCGGCATCCGAATTTAACATTTTTCCAAATCCTACGAATGGTACATTCCAACTTTCATTTAATGGAATGGAAGCCTCTACAGCAAACCTTCAAATATTTGACCTAAGAGGAAATGCTATTAAATCAACTTTATTGGATTACAATAAGGGACTCAATGTATTCACTTTTGATTTAAGTCAATATAATAATGGGATGTATTTTGTAAAATTCACTTTGAGCAATCAGGCCCAAACAATTAAAGTGATTAAGCAATAA